From the Tripterygium wilfordii isolate XIE 37 chromosome 6, ASM1340144v1, whole genome shotgun sequence genome, one window contains:
- the LOC119999522 gene encoding mannose-1-phosphate guanyltransferase alpha-like, with protein MESSEEKVVAVIMVGGPTKGTRFRPLSFNTPEPLFPLAGQPMVHHPISACTRIPNLAQIFLIGFYEEREFALYVSSISNELRVPVRYLKEDGKPHGSAGGLYYFRDLIMEDNPSHIFVLNCDVCCNFPLPEMLDAHKRYGGMGTLLVIKVSAESANQFGELVADPITKELLHYTEKPETFVSDLINCGVYIFTPDIFRAIQDVSTHREDRANFHHVSSTAALQSSTRTTIPSDFVRLDQDILSPLAGKKQFYTYETMNFWEQIKTPGMSLKCSALYLAQFRSISPHLLANGDGNKSAKIIGDVYVHPSAKVHPTAKIGPNVSISANVRVGAGARLISSIVLDDVEIKENAVVLHSIVGWKSSLGKWARVQADGDYNSKLGVTILGEAVTVEDEVVVTNSIILPNKTLNVSVQDEIIL; from the exons ATGGAGAGCTCGGAGGAGAAGGTCGTCGCTGTTATCATGGTGGGTGGTCCAACCAAAG GGACGCGATTTCGGCCTCTTTCTTTCAATACTCCAGAACCCCTGTTTCCATTGGCTGGGCAGCCTATGGTTCACCATCCCATCTCTGCTTGTACAAGA aTACCGAATTTGGCTCAAATTTTTCTGATTGGATTTTATGAGGAACGGGAATTTGCGTTATATGTCTCTTCTATCTCTAATGAGCTTAGAGTACCAGTAAG ATACTTGAAAGAGGACGGTAAACCACATGGTTCGGCTGGTGGGCTTTATTACTTCAGAGATTTGATCATGGAGGACAACCCG TCCCACATTTTTGTGCTGAATTGCGATGTCTGCTGCAATTTTCCACTCCCAGAAATGCTTG ATGCGCATAAAAGGTACGGTGGGATGGGCACATTATTAGTGATAAAG GTTTCTGCTGAATCAGCCAACCAGTTCGGAGAGTTGGTTGCTGACCCAATCACCAAAGAACTGTTGCATTACACGGAGAAGCCTGAGACTTTT GTGAGTGATTTGATAAACTGTGGTGTTTACATCTTTACCCCGGatatctttcgtgcaattcaGGATGTTTCCACTCATCGGGAAGACAGAG CAAATTTTCACCATGTATCTAGTACTGCAGCTCTTCAGTCTTCAACAAG GACCACCATTCCTTCAGATTTTGTACGCTTGGATCAAGATATCTTGTCTCCTcttgctggaaagaagcagttTTATACATATGAGACCATGAACTTTTGGGAACAGATAAAGACACCAGG GATGTCTTTAAAATGCTCTGCTCTGTACTTAGCTCAATTTCGGTCCATCTCCCCCCATCTTTTGGCTAATGGAGATGGAAATAAGAGCGCTAAGATTATTGGTGATGTTTATGTTCATCCATCAGCAAAAGTGCATCCAACTGCAAAG ATTGGCCCCAATGTCTCTATCTCAGCAAATGTTCGTGTAGGTGCAGGTGCGAGGCTTATAAGTTCCATTGTCTTAGATGATGTCGAAATTAAG GAGAATGCTGTTGTGTTACATTCCATTGTTGGATGGAAATCATCTCTGGGAAAATGGGCGCGTGTTCAG GCAGACGGAGATTACAACTCAAAACTCGGGGTTACAATCCTTG GTGAAGCTGTAACCGTGGAGGATGAAGTCGTCGTGACCAATAGCATTATCCTTCCAAATAAGACCCTTAATGTTAGTGTACAAGACGAGATCATCCTCTGA
- the LOC120000784 gene encoding E2F transcription factor-like E2FF, which yields MSSFVSRESDSSEKQFYSRKEKSLGLLCSNFLRLYNTDGVQSIGLDDAATRLGVERRRIYDVVNILESVGVVARKQKNQYSWKGFEAIPLALKELKEEGLRENFGVSGCCNSSQGSNDIENEGASFAKNEGQKNFSALFKTDNKREKSLWLLSQNFVKLFLCSDVDMITLDNAARALLGDGYGSTAMRTKVRRLYDITNVFSSMNLIEKTHHPDSRKPAIRWLGWRGKASCGSGSALNLKETKKREFGTEITNSNLKRSKEDSLMAWRLSLVESSPRHIREYDSENKHIKIKSEPESKHSPKDFVFGPFSPVSRPGDGKSGEKFVRQVQDWETLASTHSPRYCNQAMSQLFGHYMEAWKSWHIEIAGKEQIKINPDE from the exons ATGTCCTCGTTTGTTTCTCGAGAATCCGATTCCAGCGAGAAACAATTTTACTCCCGCAAAGAAAAATCGTTGGGACTCTTGTGCTCCAA TTTCTTGAGGTTATACAATACTGATGGCGTTCAATCGATTGGGCTGGATGATGCTGCTACCCGATTAG GAGTGGAGCGCCGCCGGATATATGATGTGGTCAATATATTGGAGAGTGTAGGA GTAGTAGCTAGAAAACAAAAGAACCAATACTCGTGGAAGGGATTTGAAGCAATTCCTCTGGCCTTGAAGGAGCTTAAG GAAGAAGGTTTGAGAGAGAACTTTGGAGTTTCAGGTTGCTGTAACTCGTCACAG GGTTCAAATGACATTGAAAATGAAGGCGCTTCCTTTGCGAAGAATGAAGGGCAGAAGAATTTTTCAGCGTTATTTAAAACTG acaacaaaagagaaaaatcatTGTGGCTTCTCTCTCAAAACTTTGTGAAGCTTTTCCTGTGTTCAGAT GTGGACATGATAACACTTGACAATGCTGCAAGGGCATTGCTTGGCGATGGCTATGGTTCCACAGCTATGAGAA CAAAAGTTAGGCGACTATATGACATTACTAATGTTTTTTCTTCCATGAATCTAATTGAGAAG ACCCATCATCCGGACAGCAGGAAACCAGCAATTAGGTGGTTGGGATGGCGAGGAAAAGCTAGTTGTGGCTCTGGGAGTGCTTTGAATctgaaggagacaaagaagaggGAATTTGGGACAGAGATTACAAACTCCAACTTAAAGAGAAGTAAGGAAGATTCTTTAATGGCTTGGAGATTAAGTTTAGTGGAGAGTTCTCCAAGGCATATTAGAGAATATGATAGTGAGAACAAGcatatcaaaataaaatcagAGCCTGAATCAAAACATAGCCCAAAGGATTTTGTGTTTGGCCCTTTTAGTCCAGTCAGTAGACCCGGAGATGGTAAATCTGGAGAAAAATTTGTGAGACAGGTTCAGGACTGGGAGACTTTGGCTTCTACCCACTCTCCTCGGTATTGCAATCAAG CTATGAGTCAACTTTTTGGCCATTATATGGAAGCATGGAAATCATGGCacattgaaattgctggaaaagaACAGATAAAGATAAATCCTGATGAATGA